Proteins encoded together in one Streptomyces umbrinus window:
- a CDS encoding glycoside hydrolase family 43 protein, producing MSRNDVDPSEVPSRRLLLRGAVAAGALTAVPGVGGAVAEAAADGAGRGGRYINPLVRNRADPHIHRHRDGHYYFTATAPEYDRIILRRSRTLRGLTGAAESVIWTKHASGDMGAHIWAPEIHHIDGKWYVYFAAAPANDIWAIRIWVLENASRDPFRGEWVEKGQLKTAWETFSLDATTFTHRGTRYLSWAQHEPGMDNNTAVWLSEMADPLTLTGPQVRLTTPELPWEVIGFKVNEGPSVIKRNGRVFMSYSASATDFNYCMGLLTADARSDLMDPANWSKSPTPVFTSNDTTKQYGPGHNSFTVAEDGRTDVLVYHARQYKDIVGDPLNDPNRHTRIQRLGWKPDGTPDFGIPVADTSKESV from the coding sequence ATGAGCCGCAATGACGTCGACCCGTCCGAAGTCCCCAGCCGCAGACTCCTTTTGAGGGGCGCCGTCGCAGCGGGCGCGCTCACGGCCGTACCCGGGGTCGGGGGCGCAGTCGCCGAGGCCGCCGCCGACGGGGCCGGACGGGGCGGCCGGTACATCAACCCGCTCGTCCGCAACCGCGCCGACCCGCACATCCACCGACACCGGGACGGCCACTACTACTTCACGGCCACGGCCCCCGAGTACGACCGGATCATCCTGCGCCGCTCCCGGACCCTGCGCGGGCTGACCGGGGCCGCCGAGTCCGTGATCTGGACGAAGCACGCGAGCGGTGACATGGGTGCGCACATCTGGGCGCCGGAGATCCACCACATCGACGGCAAGTGGTACGTCTACTTCGCCGCCGCGCCCGCGAACGACATCTGGGCCATCCGCATCTGGGTGCTGGAGAACGCGAGCCGTGACCCCTTCCGCGGGGAGTGGGTCGAGAAGGGCCAGCTGAAGACGGCCTGGGAGACCTTCTCCCTCGACGCCACCACCTTCACCCACCGGGGGACCCGGTACCTGTCCTGGGCGCAGCACGAGCCCGGCATGGACAACAACACCGCGGTCTGGCTGTCCGAGATGGCGGATCCGCTGACTCTGACGGGACCTCAGGTCCGGCTCACCACTCCGGAGTTGCCCTGGGAAGTAATCGGCTTCAAGGTCAACGAAGGGCCGTCGGTCATCAAGCGCAACGGCCGTGTCTTCATGTCCTACTCGGCGAGCGCCACCGACTTCAACTACTGCATGGGCCTGCTGACCGCCGACGCCCGCAGCGACCTCATGGACCCCGCGAACTGGTCCAAGTCGCCGACCCCCGTCTTCACGAGCAACGACACCACCAAGCAGTACGGCCCGGGCCACAACAGCTTCACCGTCGCCGAGGACGGCCGCACCGATGTCCTCGTCTACCACGCCCGCCAGTACAAGGACATCGTCGGCGACCCGCTGAACGACCCCAACCGGCACACCCGCATTCAACGGCTCGGCTGGAAGCCCGACGGCACCCCCGACTTCGGCATCCCCGTGGCC